A segment of the Manihot esculenta cultivar AM560-2 chromosome 13, M.esculenta_v8, whole genome shotgun sequence genome:
TATTGTAGTGGGTGTGGTATTGAGCAAAagattgctcttgagtgaaaaagagaatTGTTAAGAGCAAAGGCTTACTCTAAAATTGTAAggggttttaatcttcacccaaagaaaattttatagtagagttgaactctcaaggaggGTCTTGAGAAGAGGATGTAGGCTTGAAATAGTTGAATCTCTAATTCTTGTGTTGACTATCTCCATCCTTATTACCttctaatttgtgtttttgcctttaaattttttataaacccaattcaccgcTCTTGGGTTGCTTTAAAGGAcaacaattattttttaaatatatatatttatttaatttcaaatgaaaatttaaaaattaatcaatttaatcttgctttcaaaaaaaaataatcaatttaatttaaatatatcatttttcaaattaaaccaTACGTTTGGTCTATTTAACCCATAAATTGAATATCTAAGCTTACAAATTTGAGTGTGAATAATTTTAAacgttatatatattaaaaaggattataaatattttaaatctaaaTGTTTTGGTATAAATTTGATAGATGAGGCAAAAATTTACAAACCATATAATCATCCAGAAAATGGTAACTTTTTTTCCATTCTCTCAATTTGAAACACAAAATAACAAATACCTTAATTCTGaacattttttaattatcttaatgtttaaattaaaaaattatttaccataaaaaaataataacaaaaaaattaccattaatctcaaaaaaactcattaattaatatttcaattttaaaaaatatattaaaatatcttttatattttaaaagtctattaattaattaattcactattaattttaattattaaatattaaaaaaaatctgaaaTACCCTTACTGAAAAGgactataaataaattttttataaaattaaaaaattaactaataattttttaaattataaaaattaaataataaaatatttaaccgttaaaactaataaaaaaattaactattaaatttttaatattttaatttattttttaaaatcaaggaATCAATTAACAGTTTCCTCGTAATacatgattaaataataaatttcttatgataaaatcattttcaaagaaaaacaataataagGTTGACTAAATAGAAATTCTTAAGAGCTAAGGACATGCTGAGGCACCGCTCTTAGCTTATTTCTTGCTGGGTGTAGAGAGTTCTTTCTTAGCTTCTTTTTAGGCTTCTTTCTTAGCTTCTTTCTCTTTCTagtcttctttctctttcttagcTTCTTTCTTGGCTTCTTCCTTggcttctttctctttcttagcTTGTTTTTTGGCTTCTTTCTTGGCTTCTTCCACGGCGTCTTTGGCTTTCTCAACTTCTTTCTTGGCTTCTTTATGGGCGTCTTTGGCTTTCTCAACTTCTTTCTTGGCTTCTTTATGGGCGTCTTTGGCTTTCTCAACTTCTTTCTTGGCTTCTTTATGGGCGTCTTTCGCTTTATCGACTTCGCTCTTAGATTCTTTCTCGTCTTCATCCTCTTTCTCAGCTTCTTTCTTGTCTTCATCCCCTTTCTCAGCTTCTTTCTTGTCTTCAGCCTCTTTCTCAGCCTTTTTCTTGGCTTCAGCCTCTCTCTTGGCTGCAAAGGGACATTTTATCTTGGTTTCTTTCTCGCTGGGAGCAGCGACACCAGAAGCACTTGTAGGACTAGAAGCACTTGCAGGACCAAAAGCACTTGCAGAATCAAAAGCACCTGTAGAACCAGAAGCACTTGCAGGACTAGAAGCACTTGCAAAATCAGAAGCACTTACAGGAACAGAAGCACTTGCAGGACTAGAACTAGAAGCACTTGCAAAATCAGAAGCACCTACAGGACTAGAAGCACTTGCAAAATCGGAAGCACCTGCAGGACCAGAAGCACTTGCAAAATCGGAAGCACCTGCAGGACCAGAAGCACTTGCAAAATCGGAAGCATCTGCAGGACCAGAAGCACTTACAAAATCAGAACTAGAAGCGCTTGCAGGACCAGAAGCACCTGCAAGACTAGAAGCACCTGCAGGACCAAAAGCACTTGCAGGACTAGAAGGTTCTGAATTAATATGCGCAACAGAAAAGGAGGAGAACATAATCAATAGTGAAATATAGCAGACGGAAAACTCAAATTTCTTCATCTTATAACTAAGTGATAGATTTTGGTTTTTCCCTTTGTTTTATCCTCTTTTTGGGTTTTGAAGATATTTATTTTTGAGTTGATGAATAAACATGCAAACCTCTGCAGCTTTTATATTTCTCTTGATACTAAGATTAGAAAGCTAAGATCCATGATTTGAGGAGACTTGGTGAGCTAAATTAGGAAGTAAATCTCTATTTTTATCcgtttcttaaaaatatttccaaattttctcaaatttctttataaaatattttttcattttttaatttgttttgacCTGTACAAATAATATAAATCAAGTGAAAGCATCAAATAATAGCTAAaactaaaagttttaaaattaaatataaaaatctaataaaattcatgaaaatcaATCAAAATAGATAGATGTGATTCCAAAATTATATGGgtaaatatgtaaaattttacCATATCAGGAGCTCCTCAGTCGTGGTTTACTCTTCCCCGCTTCAAGTGggctgtaaattttttttattttgagttttattattttttcttatagATTTATGTTGATCTTTGAGTGCTATTCTTAATTAGATAGGTTGTTTTCTTCTTCCCTTTACGTATTTTCTTTGGTTTTCTAGGTGGCTGAGGCTCAGATCTTACTCCTCAGTTGTTATTAAGAGTCAACAATTGCATGCAATTATCAATTAGAAACTTGCGAGAATCAGAGGTTCTGAAAGGCATGAGTGAGTTGCCGAAGAGGATCCCTATCTTCACTCTTATTAATGTTGTTGGATATGTCGTCTCTCTATTGGCCTGACATGTTGATGACTTCTCCTTTTCCAAGACCTTTGTCACGGTCCAAAGGTGTTAGGACCAAGGACCCCCAAAATTGAAAGGAAAATTGGCTTTACGGGTTGTTAGAGCCAATTCTGCATTTGGGCCTGTGTGGCAGCCCAAATGAGGTTCAACGGGCTTGTACTACTGGTTGCAGGGGAAAAATGCCAACTGGGGCAGATTGGCCAGCAGACAGGGTGAACGGGCCCGTGGGTGCCAGAGGTGACTGGCACTGTTGGGGAAAACAGGCAGACTTGCGGGCCAGGAGGGCTAGCAAGCGAGGTTCACTGGGGGACTGGGCCAGGCATGGAGCCCAGCAGGCCAGACGGGCTGGCGAAGGCAATGGAGGCAATCTGGCGAGTGGCAGGCCCAACGGGGTGCAATTGGGCCAGCCCAGCACGGGGGAAGGTGCTGGAAGCCAGGGGGCATCGCCAGATGGAAGGAGGTTCAATGGGGCTGGAACATTCGAGAAGGTTCCAGGGGCATCCGGAGATGTCCAGACGCAGATGAGGTTCAGCGGGCACGCTGGCAGGCCGCGCGAGGCTGGTGGGCCGAGCGCGCAGATGGGGCGAGCTGGTGGGCCGCACGCGTGGGACGATGCTGGTTGGCCGCGCGGGGAAACGAGGTTCACGCGGGCTGGAAGACGCGCGAGAATTCCAGAAGCTTCGAGGATTCTCCTGGCGCTGCTGGAAGCTGCCAGGCGCGGGCAGAGAGGCGCAGGCGGGCGCGGGGCGCACGGGCCCGTAGCACGCCAAAACGAGGTTCATTGCCAGAATCTGCCAGAAAATTTCAGAACGTCCCAGATTGCTCCCAAACCGCCTAAACAAGGGCAGACACGTGGAAAAACACCAACCACGTGATTAGGTCGGTTGAGCACCCTCATTTGCCTATAAATACCCCCATTGGCAACATGTAACTTAAGAAGCAACTAAAGAGTGGAAGCTTCCAACACCAAAATAGCCTTTGGGACATCTTGTACACACTTTGTGGTACATTTGTGAGCTTTCTTGTATTCTTGCCTTGTAAATTTTCCCAAGTGTAATATAAGAGCCATTTTCCCCAATTCTCTTCCCTTCTAGCTAGTTTAGCTAGTTTAGCTTCCTTCATCCCACAAGAAGCTGGCCGAGCTCTTCACAACCCTTCAATTACTTTCCACTGCGTGATTGTGAGGTTAGGCTGACTTAGCTCGACGGACTGAGCTGAGTGCCGCACGGCTTAAGTGATTTTCGGGGTTGGAATCATTAAGCCCgtgacaagtggtatcagagcgttGGTTTGCTTGATTGGGTAGAAGATATCCGATCCAAGCGAGGTGATTGCTGGGGGAGTTGCTCCAATGGTGGAGGAGCAAGGCGGCGGCAAAAGGAAAGGAAGGGGCAAATCGAGGGAGCCTACACGAGCTAGGGAGGAGCTCGGTGATTTGGAGACCCGTCTTGCGAAGGTGGAGCTAGTCTTGATCGAGGAAGAGGAGAAGTTCGAGGAAGTTGACACCCGCATCGAGGAACTTGGCAATGGGATGGAAGAGTTCCGTGAGGAGATGCTAGGTGCCCTCGACTCTGCCGTCGATAAGCTAGCAAGTGAGATGGGGTCACTTAGGGATGCCCATTCCGAGGAGAATGCTGCCATTAAAGAGGAGAACCATTTCCTAAGGGCGGAAATGGATAGGATGATGGGGAGGATGAAGGAGCTCGAGGAGCAATTGGCATTGTTGCGCTCCGTGGTAGTCCAAGGTGGTATGGCAGCCACACCATCCACTTCGGGGGCTCCTATGGCACGAGTGGAAGTGCCTAAACCACAAGCGTTCAGGGGGACGCGTAATGCGAAGGAGATAGACAATTTCCTATGGAGCTTGGAGCAATATTTCAAGGCCCTAGGAATTGTGGAAGATGCTAGGAAGATTGATCATGCCCCACTGTATTTGGCTGACACCGCCATGGTTTGGTGGCGAAGGAGAGAAGCTGACATCGAGAAAGGCACTTGCACATTGGAGACATGGGATGATTTCAAGAGAGAATTGAAGAGGCAATTCTACCCAGTGAATGCTGCTCATGAGGCACGAGCAAGGCTAAGGAGGCTTACTCAACGAGGGACGATTCGAGATTATGTGAAAGAGTTCACCGAGGTAATTCTTGAAATCCCTGGCTATCCTGATAGTGAAGCACTCTTTGCTTTTATGGATGGGTTGCAGCATTGGGCAAGGCTTGAGATTGAAAGGCGTGGAGCCCAAGATCTTGCCACTGCCATTTCTATTGCCGAGTCCTTGACTGAATATCAGAAAGGGGACAAAGGCAAGGCGATGAGGGTTGGTTGAAGGTTGTCAACTCTTTTCCAACCCCGACATATGGAGTTGCAAGGAATGTCCAAGTAAAGATAGGTGAGTGGACTGGAACTTTGGACTTCTACATTATTGATTTGGATGATCACTCTTGTGTGCTAGGCATGGATTTCATGGATAAGGTGAAGGCAGTTCTTCTCCCCTATGCCAATGATATGTGCTTAGCTGATGGAAACACTTTGAAGGCCATAAACTTGGCAAGAGGGAAGGGTGCCACTAGCACACTCTCTAGTTTACAAGTAGTAAGTCCAAAGGAGTTGCCCAAGGAGCCATTGCCACCTAGGAGAAGTAAAGGGCATGatgagatgaagaagagagTGAGGATGACTGTCGACGCGATGGGTCCAAAGTATTCCTTGTTAAGGCGCATCAAAGAGGCAACGATGCGTGATGGGCAAGCCAAGCAACTGGTGAGGTTGGCTCGCGATGGGGTAACAAGGAAGTTTGTGGTTGATAATGGGCTCATCAAGACGAGGCGTGGCAGCATCTTTGTGCCTAGATGGGGCAAGCTTCGTGAAGAAGTCATGAGGTGGTGTCATGACTTCATGATTGGTGGCCGTCCAAGTGTAAGGAAGATGATGGCAATGCTTGGACGTGAGTTCTATTGGCATCACATGGTGATGGATGTCAAGTGGTTCGTGAGGACTTGTGTGGGGAATCATAGAGTGGATGACGATTCTCCAAGGGAGGTAAATTCTGAAGGACGTTCTCCATCTGCACCATGGGAGAGTAGACCATGGAGGTCGAAGGTGCGACTTCGTGGAGACGCGACGAGGGCGTCACGAGAATAGCTGGGGGAGAATGTCACGACTCTTCCCATGCCTCCCTAAAATCCAAAGAATTTTGTGAAGGAAGAATGGTGGGACAGCCCTATGGAGTGCCAAGGGGCGATTGGTGGCAGCAGCTGCGGGGCAGGCAGTTGGCTGGCCAACGGGCAGTTGGCAGAttcgtggttggccagcggagcgtggttggccagcgggcgtggttggccagcggagcgtggttggccagcggagctggttggcctacggatacgATTGGCCTATGAagctggttggcctacggatacggttggcctacgaagctggttggcctacggatacAGTTGGCCTACGAAGCCGGTTGGCCTATGGATACGGTTGGCCTATGGAAgactggttggcctacggatctGTGCCAGACGAGGGTCAATCGGCGGAACGGGCTGGAAGGCGCCCAAAGCTTCCAGAGGCAGCTGGGGCGCGCGGGAAGCTGCCAGGATGTTCTGGTTGGCCTACGAAAATTCCAGAAGGCACTAGAACGGGCCAGTAGCGCCCAGAATTGGCCAGAATTGGCCAGAACAGCCCAGAACCTTCCAGAATCTGGTTGGCCAGCAGATTCAACCCAGCAAAATGGGTCCCACAGGCAACTCAGCCACCATGTCCAGAATTCTCTACAGGGTGTGAAATTACATTTAAGTCCCTGAATGTTCTAGAGAGTCAATCCTAGCCACATGTTGGAGAATGCATCTCCACCTCACATTAAGGAGGTGGGATGCCTATAAATAGCCACTTAGGCAATTCATTTGTACATAGAACATAGAAGAAGTAAGAAAGGGAGCAAGTGAGATACCAAAGAGTGTACAAAGCCTTGTAAAGCTTTCTTTGAGCAATACAAATTTCTTCCTTCCATCATCATTCTCCTTTGAGCTTAGCCAACACTTTTCTCACACAACTAAGCTTCCGTTGCCACAATCACCCAATTGCTCTTATTTTGAGCAAGGAGTAAGGCTGAACTTAGCTAGGGGAGCTAAGTGCCGCACGGTTTAAGTGAGTTTCGGGTATTGAAACACTTAGTCCgtgacaagtggtatcagagccgttGGAGGCAAATTCTGCCTGGTTCTGGTTGGCCAGCAGTAGAATACAGTGAGGTTTATTGCTGCTGCAATTGGAGTTGCCGAAATACCAGAGGTTGGTATTCCTGCTTCAGTGAGGGTCAGCTTGCCTTTCTGAGGTTATTTCCAGCTAATTCTGGGCAAGAGTCTGCCAGAATTATTGGGGTGCTGGTTTGGCAGGAACTGAGGATATTTCTGCCAGTTTCTGGGCAAGTTGCTGAGCAGTTTCGGCAAGGGCGATTTTTGGCTGCAGAAGAACAGTCCAGCAAGGATAGCCTGTCCAGAATTGTGAGGGTGATTTCTGGGCATTGGTGACAGATTTTCAGGGGAGGAAAATCTGTGTGCTGGAAGAGTAACCAGTGAGGTTCAAAACTGCCTACAGGGGTAGTGCAGTGAGGTTCTTTCTGTGAGAGGCCAAAATCAGCAGAATTTTACCCGCAACCAAGTAGAGAGGAGTACTTGGTTCCCCCACCCGTTTTTGGAAGAAAGGAGGTTTTCATTAGAAGGAAGCAAATTTTGCCAACGATGTCAAGCCCGACAAAGGAAGTTGTGGCGGTTGGCTTGGGTGCTCCAAAAGGGAAGGAGCATGGTGACCTAAGGAGGAAGTTGGAGCCAAAGAAACCTAGCCAAGGGAGAGCGGAGCTAGGGGACTTTGAGGTCGAGCTCGCAAGGGTGCAATTGCGACTTATCGATGATGATCAATGCTTCGAGGAGATAGAGTCCCACCTTGAGGAACTTGAGTCTAGCATGGACGAGGTTCGCGAGGAGATGCAAGGGGCGCTAAATGAAGCCATCGACAAGGTGGTCAAAGAAGGTGAGTCTTCGAAATCCTCCCTCCTTAGTGAAATTGCCGCACTTAAGGAAGAGAATGTATTGTTGAGGGGTGAACTTGGGAAATTAGTAGAGGAGTTGAGAAGGATGAAGGGTGAGGTGGAGAATTTGAGGAAAGATAGGGATTGTGAGTCCACTTCATCCATCCCTCTACTAGGCAAGGAGGAAGTCCCGAAGGAGAGTAGATCTTTGCGAATGTGTTATTTTTGCAAAGGTCCTCATAGAAGTGGTGAATGCCCAAGGAGGAGTGAGCTTGTTGTAAGGGAGCAAAGCAACAAGGAGACTCCGTTGGAGCCAAGGGTGGCACACTTGGGTTCTTTACAAGTGCGTGGAGCACTTGGACGGATGGAAACTTTGGAGGAGCAAGATGAGGAAGCAGGTACctcatcatcttcttcatcatcttcatcttcatcttcatcttcgTGTTTGGAGAAGGACCTAGGGGAATGTGGAGACCAAAAGGGTATGGAGTTGCC
Coding sequences within it:
- the LOC110630487 gene encoding eukaryotic translation initiation factor 4 gamma-like; the protein is MKKFEFSVCYISLLIMFSSFSVAHINSEPSSPASAFGPAGASSLAGASGPASASSSDFVSASGPADASDFASASGPAGASDFASASGPAGASDFASASSPVGASDFASASSSSPASASVPVSASDFASASSPASASGSTGAFDSASAFGPASASSPTSASGVAAPSEKETKIKCPFAAKREAEAKKKAEKEAEDKKEAEKGDEDKKEAEKEDEDEKESKSEVDKAKDAHKEAKKEVEKAKDAHKEAKKEVEKAKDAHKEAKKEVEKAKDAVEEAKKEAKKQAKKEKEAKEEAKKEAKKEKED
- the LOC110608376 gene encoding pinin, which codes for MSSPTKEVVAVGLGAPKGKEHGDLRRKLEPKKPSQGRAELGDFEVELARVQLRLIDDDQCFEEIESHLEELESSMDEVREEMQGALNEAIDKVVKEGESSKSSLLSEIAALKEENVLLRGELGKLVEELRRMKGEVENLRKDRDCESTSSIPLLGKEEVPKESRSLRMCYFCKGPHRSGECPRRSELVVREQSNKETPLEPRVAHLGSLQVRGALGRMETLEEQDEEAGTSSSSSSSSSSSSSSCLEKDLGECGDQKGMELPKELPPREKVDGAMDEGSKVAESPREVVSPKQGRRRRRRSRGSKSRCKAEGMAKSPSHKDKGNATSALEDKAEGNTSYVGGHTEGSSTTSHKGDAKRSEVCSSGVGQAKRT